From a region of the Panicum virgatum strain AP13 chromosome 2K, P.virgatum_v5, whole genome shotgun sequence genome:
- the LOC120691718 gene encoding protein STRUBBELIG-RECEPTOR FAMILY 3-like isoform X5 has product MSKPARVQRASPPPLVASAAILLLFSALPRCQPYTYEQDVFAINGLYTALGAPQLPNWTTNGGDPCNEGWQGVSCVASNITSIILSGANLGGQLGNTLGNFTSLITLDLSNNNIGGTIPDGLPVTMQKFFLSANQLSGSLPSTLSSLTLLTSMSLNNNQLSGDIPDVFLALTGLANLDFSSNNLTGPLPPSMGNLTALTSLHIQNNQLTGTLDVLQDLPFQDLNVENNLLSGPVPVKLLNLPNFKKDGNPFNTSIAPSAQPPAAPTPLPSVSPPARHVPSKEPSTSSSVQGGSTPGSGKHTVSTIKLVGYILIGVVSAVVIVLMAMYCLSKCKERKSRDDIYTKNKMGRVPQKLGEPKIKEVAEIKEPPVKLENNVGKASHVVSDAKEEHKLKMPTSAASNAVYDARDGRKSDSPVAAAPGLVAMKQKEHVIDMEKADNFVEEQLHSTQPVAQRSEKVIVNPSVRTRKGRVPSVGKVDLTTTVKSFSIASLQQYTNSFSEENFIRDSRFGKIFLAELPDGELLEVLKIDAFNSKVPVDAFLELVVSISELRHPNILGLVGYCAEFEQRLLVYEHCSKMTLHDELHYVDDSSKPLSWNARLHVAVGAAKALQHLHDGFQPPIVHQNFEPSVVLLNSTLVVHISESGLASLASKSASQLSGRSLFHYEAPEVHESGSISDRSDVYSFGVVMLELLTGRKPYDSSRPRAEQHLVRWATSQLYDIDAIAKMVDPSIQGQCSEKALSRFADIISRCIQHEPEFRPPMSEVVQDLTRMASNASKASM; this is encoded by the exons ATGAGCAAGCCGGCGCGCGTGCAGCGCGCGTCCCCGCCGCCCCTGGTTGCTTCGGCCGCCATCTTGCTGCTATTCTCCGCGTTACCGCGCTGTCAGCCATACACTTACGAGCAAGATG TGTTTGCGATAAATGGCTTGTACACGGCGCTTGGAGCACCGCAGCTGCCAAATTGGACTACAAATGGCGGTGACCCCTGCAATGAGGGCTGGCAGGGTGTTTCATGCGTGGCCTCAAATATTACCTCCAT AATTCTCAGCGGTGCAAACTTGGGTGGACAGCTGGGTAACACTTTGGGGAATTTCACATCATTAATCACCTT GGATCTTAGCAACAATAATATTGGCGGAACTATACCCGATGGTCTACCAGTCACAATGCAGAAATT TTTCCTTTCAGCTAACCAGCTAAGTGGTAGCCTCCCAAGTACATTGTCATCCCTTACACTTTTGACAAGCAT GTCACTCAATAACAACCAATTATCTGGAGATATTCCAGATGTATTTTTAGCACTCACTGGGCTCGCGAATTT AGATTTTTCTTCTAACAACTTAACCGGTCCGCTGCCACCTTCAATGGGAAATTTGACAGCATTGACTAGCCT GCATATTCAGAACAATCAACTAACAGGAACCCTTGATGTGCTGCAAGATCTTCCTTTCCAAGATTT GAATGTAGAAAACAATCTTTTGTCTGGTCCCGTGCCTGTGAAGTTACTCAACTTGCCAAACTTTAA GAAGGATGGGAACCCATTCAATACCAGCATAGCCCCATCCGCTCAGCCTCCTGCAGCGCCAACACCATTACCATCAGTCTCACCTCCAGCTAGGCATGTCCCCTCAAAAGAACCTTCAACCTCTTCTAGTGTTCAGGGAGGAAGTACTCCAGGATCAGGAAAACATACTGTTTCCACAATCAAATTAGTTGGATATATCCTTATCGGGGTGGTATCAGCAGTAGTTATTGTGCTAATGGCAATGTACTGTCTATCCAAGTGCAAAGAAAGAAAGTCAAGGGATGACATTTATACCAAAAACAAGATGGGAAGGGTGCCTCAGAAGCTTGGAGAGCCTAAAATCAAGGAAGTGGCAGAAATCAAGGAGCCACCAGTAAAACTCGAGAATAATGTTGGGAAAG CTTCCCATGTTGTTTCTGATGCAAAGGAGGAGCATAAGTTAAAAATGCCAACATCAG CAGCTTCAAATGCGGTTTATGATGCAAGAGATGGGCGGAAATCAGACTCACCGGTAGCAG CTGCTCCTGGGCTGGTTGCAATGAAGCAAAAAGAGCATGTGATTGATATGGAAAAGGCTGATAATTTCGTTGAGGAACAGCTGCATTCTACTCAACCTGTTGCACAACGTTCTGAAAAGGTCATCGTCAATCCCAGTGTTCGTACTCGAAAGGGAAGAGTACCTTCAGTTGGAAAAGTGGACCTGACTACTACTGTCAAGTCCTTTTCCATTGCATCCCTTCAACAATATACCAATAGTTTCAGTGAGGAAAATTTCATAAGGGATAGCAGGTTTGGTAAGATATTTCTGGCAGAGCTTCCTGATGGAGAG TTACTGGAAGTTTTGAAGATAGATGCTTTTAACTCAAAAGTACCAGTGGATGCCTTTCTTGAGCTAGTTGTGAGCATTTCTGAACTGAGGCATCCTAACATACTTGGGCTTGTTGGATACTGTGCGGAGTTTGAGCAGCGACTACTTGTCTATGAGCACTGTAGCAAGATGACTCTACATGATGAACTCCACTATGTAGATGACTCAAGCAAGCCATTATCATGGAATGCTCGCCTCCATGTTGCTGTGGGGGCAGCAAAAGCATTACA aCATCTTCATGATGGTTTCCAGCCACCAATTGTACATCAGAATTTTGAACCATCTGTTGTTCTTCTAAACAGCACCTTAGTTGTGCATATTTCTGAATCTGGCCTTGCATCATTAGCATCAAAATCAGCATCTCAG TTGTCTGGCCGTAGCTTATTCCATTATGAAGCCCCTGAGGTGCATGAATCTGGATCCATAAGTGATCGAAGTGATGTTTACAGCTTCGGTGTTGTTATGTTGGAGCTTCTAACAGGGCGTAAACCTTATGATAG CTCACGTCCACGGGCTGAACAACATCTGGTGCGATGGGCCACTTCTCAGCTCTATGATATTGATGCCATAGCAAAGATGGTAGATCCTTCCATTCAAGGACAATGTTCTGAAAAGGCACTGTCTCGTTTTGCTGACATTATTAGCCGCTGCATTCAG CACGAACCAGAATTTAGGCCACCGATGTCTGAAGTTGTCCAAGACTTAACTCGCATGGCAAGTAATGCATCAAAGGCTTCCATGTAG
- the LOC120691718 gene encoding protein STRUBBELIG-RECEPTOR FAMILY 3-like isoform X3 — protein sequence MSKPARVQRASPPPLVASAAILLLFSALPRCQPYTYEQDVFAINGLYTALGAPQLPNWTTNGGDPCNEGWQGVSCVASNITSIILSGANLGGQLGNTLGNFTSLITLDLSNNNIGGTIPDGLPVTMQKFFLSANQLSGSLPSTLSSLTLLTSMSLNNNQLSGDIPDVFLALTGLANLDFSSNNLTGPLPPSMGNLTALTSLHIQNNQLTGTLDVLQDLPFQDLNVENNLLSGPVPVKLLNLPNFKKDGNPFNTSIAPSAQPPAAPTPLPSVSPPARHVPSKEPSTSSSVQGGSTPGSGKHTVSTIKLVGYILIGVVSAVVIVLMAMYCLSKCKERKSRDDIYTKNKMGRVPQKLGEPKIKEVAEIKEPPVKLENNVGKGSTSHVVSDAKEEHKLKMPTSAASNAVYDARDGRKSDSPVAAAPGLVAMKQKEHVIDMEKADNFVEEQLHSTQPVAQRSEKVIVNPSVRTRKGRVPSVGKVDLTTTVKSFSIASLQQYTNSFSEENFIRDSRFGKIFLAELPDGELLEVLKIDAFNSKVPVDAFLELVVSISELRHPNILGLVGYCAEFEQRLLVYEHCSKMTLHDELHYVDDSSKPLSWNARLHVAVGAAKALQHLHDGFQPPIVHQNFEPSVVLLNSTLVVHISESGLASLASKSASQLSGRSLFHYEAPEVHESGSISDRSDVYSFGVVMLELLTGRKPYDSSRPRAEQHLVRWATSQLYDIDAIAKMVDPSIQGQCSEKALSRFADIISRCIQHEPEFRPPMSEVVQDLTRMASNASKASM from the exons ATGAGCAAGCCGGCGCGCGTGCAGCGCGCGTCCCCGCCGCCCCTGGTTGCTTCGGCCGCCATCTTGCTGCTATTCTCCGCGTTACCGCGCTGTCAGCCATACACTTACGAGCAAGATG TGTTTGCGATAAATGGCTTGTACACGGCGCTTGGAGCACCGCAGCTGCCAAATTGGACTACAAATGGCGGTGACCCCTGCAATGAGGGCTGGCAGGGTGTTTCATGCGTGGCCTCAAATATTACCTCCAT AATTCTCAGCGGTGCAAACTTGGGTGGACAGCTGGGTAACACTTTGGGGAATTTCACATCATTAATCACCTT GGATCTTAGCAACAATAATATTGGCGGAACTATACCCGATGGTCTACCAGTCACAATGCAGAAATT TTTCCTTTCAGCTAACCAGCTAAGTGGTAGCCTCCCAAGTACATTGTCATCCCTTACACTTTTGACAAGCAT GTCACTCAATAACAACCAATTATCTGGAGATATTCCAGATGTATTTTTAGCACTCACTGGGCTCGCGAATTT AGATTTTTCTTCTAACAACTTAACCGGTCCGCTGCCACCTTCAATGGGAAATTTGACAGCATTGACTAGCCT GCATATTCAGAACAATCAACTAACAGGAACCCTTGATGTGCTGCAAGATCTTCCTTTCCAAGATTT GAATGTAGAAAACAATCTTTTGTCTGGTCCCGTGCCTGTGAAGTTACTCAACTTGCCAAACTTTAA GAAGGATGGGAACCCATTCAATACCAGCATAGCCCCATCCGCTCAGCCTCCTGCAGCGCCAACACCATTACCATCAGTCTCACCTCCAGCTAGGCATGTCCCCTCAAAAGAACCTTCAACCTCTTCTAGTGTTCAGGGAGGAAGTACTCCAGGATCAGGAAAACATACTGTTTCCACAATCAAATTAGTTGGATATATCCTTATCGGGGTGGTATCAGCAGTAGTTATTGTGCTAATGGCAATGTACTGTCTATCCAAGTGCAAAGAAAGAAAGTCAAGGGATGACATTTATACCAAAAACAAGATGGGAAGGGTGCCTCAGAAGCTTGGAGAGCCTAAAATCAAGGAAGTGGCAGAAATCAAGGAGCCACCAGTAAAACTCGAGAATAATGTTGGGAAAGGTTCCA CTTCCCATGTTGTTTCTGATGCAAAGGAGGAGCATAAGTTAAAAATGCCAACATCAG CAGCTTCAAATGCGGTTTATGATGCAAGAGATGGGCGGAAATCAGACTCACCGGTAGCAG CTGCTCCTGGGCTGGTTGCAATGAAGCAAAAAGAGCATGTGATTGATATGGAAAAGGCTGATAATTTCGTTGAGGAACAGCTGCATTCTACTCAACCTGTTGCACAACGTTCTGAAAAGGTCATCGTCAATCCCAGTGTTCGTACTCGAAAGGGAAGAGTACCTTCAGTTGGAAAAGTGGACCTGACTACTACTGTCAAGTCCTTTTCCATTGCATCCCTTCAACAATATACCAATAGTTTCAGTGAGGAAAATTTCATAAGGGATAGCAGGTTTGGTAAGATATTTCTGGCAGAGCTTCCTGATGGAGAG TTACTGGAAGTTTTGAAGATAGATGCTTTTAACTCAAAAGTACCAGTGGATGCCTTTCTTGAGCTAGTTGTGAGCATTTCTGAACTGAGGCATCCTAACATACTTGGGCTTGTTGGATACTGTGCGGAGTTTGAGCAGCGACTACTTGTCTATGAGCACTGTAGCAAGATGACTCTACATGATGAACTCCACTATGTAGATGACTCAAGCAAGCCATTATCATGGAATGCTCGCCTCCATGTTGCTGTGGGGGCAGCAAAAGCATTACA aCATCTTCATGATGGTTTCCAGCCACCAATTGTACATCAGAATTTTGAACCATCTGTTGTTCTTCTAAACAGCACCTTAGTTGTGCATATTTCTGAATCTGGCCTTGCATCATTAGCATCAAAATCAGCATCTCAG TTGTCTGGCCGTAGCTTATTCCATTATGAAGCCCCTGAGGTGCATGAATCTGGATCCATAAGTGATCGAAGTGATGTTTACAGCTTCGGTGTTGTTATGTTGGAGCTTCTAACAGGGCGTAAACCTTATGATAG CTCACGTCCACGGGCTGAACAACATCTGGTGCGATGGGCCACTTCTCAGCTCTATGATATTGATGCCATAGCAAAGATGGTAGATCCTTCCATTCAAGGACAATGTTCTGAAAAGGCACTGTCTCGTTTTGCTGACATTATTAGCCGCTGCATTCAG CACGAACCAGAATTTAGGCCACCGATGTCTGAAGTTGTCCAAGACTTAACTCGCATGGCAAGTAATGCATCAAAGGCTTCCATGTAG
- the LOC120691718 gene encoding protein STRUBBELIG-RECEPTOR FAMILY 3-like isoform X7, whose product MACTRRLEHRSCQIGLQMAVTPAMRAGRVFHAWPQILPPSCFSCRILSGANLGGQLGNTLGNFTSLITLDLSNNNIGGTIPDGLPVTMQKFFLSANQLSGSLPSTLSSLTLLTSMSLNNNQLSGDIPDVFLALTGLANLDFSSNNLTGPLPPSMGNLTALTSLHIQNNQLTGTLDVLQDLPFQDLNVENNLLSGPVPVKLLNLPNFKKDGNPFNTSIAPSAQPPAAPTPLPSVSPPARHVPSKEPSTSSSVQGGSTPGSGKHTVSTIKLVGYILIGVVSAVVIVLMAMYCLSKCKERKSRDDIYTKNKMGRVPQKLGEPKIKEVAEIKEPPVKLENNVGKGSTSHVVSDAKEEHKLKMPTSGNLKEILEEQGPFLNHLHLNNVFAAASNAVYDARDGRKSDSPVAAAPGLVAMKQKEHVIDMEKADNFVEEQLHSTQPVAQRSEKVIVNPSVRTRKGRVPSVGKVDLTTTVKSFSIASLQQYTNSFSEENFIRDSRFGKIFLAELPDGELLEVLKIDAFNSKVPVDAFLELVVSISELRHPNILGLVGYCAEFEQRLLVYEHCSKMTLHDELHYVDDSSKPLSWNARLHVAVGAAKALQHLHDGFQPPIVHQNFEPSVVLLNSTLVVHISESGLASLASKSASQLSGRSLFHYEAPEVHESGSISDRSDVYSFGVVMLELLTGRKPYDSSRPRAEQHLVRWATSQLYDIDAIAKMVDPSIQGQCSEKALSRFADIISRCIQHEPEFRPPMSEVVQDLTRMASNASKASM is encoded by the exons ATGGCTTGTACACGGCGCTTGGAGCACCGCAGCTGCCAAATTGGACTACAAATGGCGGTGACCCCTGCAATGAGGGCTGGCAGGGTGTTTCATGCGTGGCCTCAAATATTACCTCCAT CATGTTTCTCTTGTAGAATTCTCAGCGGTGCAAACTTGGGTGGACAGCTGGGTAACACTTTGGGGAATTTCACATCATTAATCACCTT GGATCTTAGCAACAATAATATTGGCGGAACTATACCCGATGGTCTACCAGTCACAATGCAGAAATT TTTCCTTTCAGCTAACCAGCTAAGTGGTAGCCTCCCAAGTACATTGTCATCCCTTACACTTTTGACAAGCAT GTCACTCAATAACAACCAATTATCTGGAGATATTCCAGATGTATTTTTAGCACTCACTGGGCTCGCGAATTT AGATTTTTCTTCTAACAACTTAACCGGTCCGCTGCCACCTTCAATGGGAAATTTGACAGCATTGACTAGCCT GCATATTCAGAACAATCAACTAACAGGAACCCTTGATGTGCTGCAAGATCTTCCTTTCCAAGATTT GAATGTAGAAAACAATCTTTTGTCTGGTCCCGTGCCTGTGAAGTTACTCAACTTGCCAAACTTTAA GAAGGATGGGAACCCATTCAATACCAGCATAGCCCCATCCGCTCAGCCTCCTGCAGCGCCAACACCATTACCATCAGTCTCACCTCCAGCTAGGCATGTCCCCTCAAAAGAACCTTCAACCTCTTCTAGTGTTCAGGGAGGAAGTACTCCAGGATCAGGAAAACATACTGTTTCCACAATCAAATTAGTTGGATATATCCTTATCGGGGTGGTATCAGCAGTAGTTATTGTGCTAATGGCAATGTACTGTCTATCCAAGTGCAAAGAAAGAAAGTCAAGGGATGACATTTATACCAAAAACAAGATGGGAAGGGTGCCTCAGAAGCTTGGAGAGCCTAAAATCAAGGAAGTGGCAGAAATCAAGGAGCCACCAGTAAAACTCGAGAATAATGTTGGGAAAGGTTCCA CTTCCCATGTTGTTTCTGATGCAAAGGAGGAGCATAAGTTAAAAATGCCAACATCAG GAAACTTGAAAGAAATACTGGAAGAGCAGGGTCCTTTCCTCAATCATTTACATTTAAATAATGTTTTTGCAGCAGCTTCAAATGCGGTTTATGATGCAAGAGATGGGCGGAAATCAGACTCACCGGTAGCAG CTGCTCCTGGGCTGGTTGCAATGAAGCAAAAAGAGCATGTGATTGATATGGAAAAGGCTGATAATTTCGTTGAGGAACAGCTGCATTCTACTCAACCTGTTGCACAACGTTCTGAAAAGGTCATCGTCAATCCCAGTGTTCGTACTCGAAAGGGAAGAGTACCTTCAGTTGGAAAAGTGGACCTGACTACTACTGTCAAGTCCTTTTCCATTGCATCCCTTCAACAATATACCAATAGTTTCAGTGAGGAAAATTTCATAAGGGATAGCAGGTTTGGTAAGATATTTCTGGCAGAGCTTCCTGATGGAGAG TTACTGGAAGTTTTGAAGATAGATGCTTTTAACTCAAAAGTACCAGTGGATGCCTTTCTTGAGCTAGTTGTGAGCATTTCTGAACTGAGGCATCCTAACATACTTGGGCTTGTTGGATACTGTGCGGAGTTTGAGCAGCGACTACTTGTCTATGAGCACTGTAGCAAGATGACTCTACATGATGAACTCCACTATGTAGATGACTCAAGCAAGCCATTATCATGGAATGCTCGCCTCCATGTTGCTGTGGGGGCAGCAAAAGCATTACA aCATCTTCATGATGGTTTCCAGCCACCAATTGTACATCAGAATTTTGAACCATCTGTTGTTCTTCTAAACAGCACCTTAGTTGTGCATATTTCTGAATCTGGCCTTGCATCATTAGCATCAAAATCAGCATCTCAG TTGTCTGGCCGTAGCTTATTCCATTATGAAGCCCCTGAGGTGCATGAATCTGGATCCATAAGTGATCGAAGTGATGTTTACAGCTTCGGTGTTGTTATGTTGGAGCTTCTAACAGGGCGTAAACCTTATGATAG CTCACGTCCACGGGCTGAACAACATCTGGTGCGATGGGCCACTTCTCAGCTCTATGATATTGATGCCATAGCAAAGATGGTAGATCCTTCCATTCAAGGACAATGTTCTGAAAAGGCACTGTCTCGTTTTGCTGACATTATTAGCCGCTGCATTCAG CACGAACCAGAATTTAGGCCACCGATGTCTGAAGTTGTCCAAGACTTAACTCGCATGGCAAGTAATGCATCAAAGGCTTCCATGTAG
- the LOC120691718 gene encoding protein STRUBBELIG-RECEPTOR FAMILY 3-like isoform X4, giving the protein MSKPARVQRASPPPLVASAAILLLFSALPRCQPYTYEQDVFAINGLYTALGAPQLPNWTTNGGDPCNEGWQGVSCVASNITSIILSGANLGGQLGNTLGNFTSLITLDLSNNNIGGTIPDGLPVTMQKFFLSANQLSGSLPSTLSSLTLLTSMSLNNNQLSGDIPDVFLALTGLANLDFSSNNLTGPLPPSMGNLTALTSLHIQNNQLTGTLDVLQDLPFQDLNVENNLLSGPVPVKLLNLPNFKKDGNPFNTSIAPSAQPPAAPTPLPSVSPPARHVPSKEPSTSSSVQGGSTPGSGKHTVSTIKLVGYILIGVVSAVVIVLMAMYCLSKCKERKSRDDIYTKNKMGRVPQKLGEPKIKEVAEIKEPPVKLENNVGKGSTSHVVSDAKEEHKLKMPTSASNAVYDARDGRKSDSPVAAAPGLVAMKQKEHVIDMEKADNFVEEQLHSTQPVAQRSEKVIVNPSVRTRKGRVPSVGKVDLTTTVKSFSIASLQQYTNSFSEENFIRDSRFGKIFLAELPDGELLEVLKIDAFNSKVPVDAFLELVVSISELRHPNILGLVGYCAEFEQRLLVYEHCSKMTLHDELHYVDDSSKPLSWNARLHVAVGAAKALQHLHDGFQPPIVHQNFEPSVVLLNSTLVVHISESGLASLASKSASQLSGRSLFHYEAPEVHESGSISDRSDVYSFGVVMLELLTGRKPYDSSRPRAEQHLVRWATSQLYDIDAIAKMVDPSIQGQCSEKALSRFADIISRCIQHEPEFRPPMSEVVQDLTRMASNASKASM; this is encoded by the exons ATGAGCAAGCCGGCGCGCGTGCAGCGCGCGTCCCCGCCGCCCCTGGTTGCTTCGGCCGCCATCTTGCTGCTATTCTCCGCGTTACCGCGCTGTCAGCCATACACTTACGAGCAAGATG TGTTTGCGATAAATGGCTTGTACACGGCGCTTGGAGCACCGCAGCTGCCAAATTGGACTACAAATGGCGGTGACCCCTGCAATGAGGGCTGGCAGGGTGTTTCATGCGTGGCCTCAAATATTACCTCCAT AATTCTCAGCGGTGCAAACTTGGGTGGACAGCTGGGTAACACTTTGGGGAATTTCACATCATTAATCACCTT GGATCTTAGCAACAATAATATTGGCGGAACTATACCCGATGGTCTACCAGTCACAATGCAGAAATT TTTCCTTTCAGCTAACCAGCTAAGTGGTAGCCTCCCAAGTACATTGTCATCCCTTACACTTTTGACAAGCAT GTCACTCAATAACAACCAATTATCTGGAGATATTCCAGATGTATTTTTAGCACTCACTGGGCTCGCGAATTT AGATTTTTCTTCTAACAACTTAACCGGTCCGCTGCCACCTTCAATGGGAAATTTGACAGCATTGACTAGCCT GCATATTCAGAACAATCAACTAACAGGAACCCTTGATGTGCTGCAAGATCTTCCTTTCCAAGATTT GAATGTAGAAAACAATCTTTTGTCTGGTCCCGTGCCTGTGAAGTTACTCAACTTGCCAAACTTTAA GAAGGATGGGAACCCATTCAATACCAGCATAGCCCCATCCGCTCAGCCTCCTGCAGCGCCAACACCATTACCATCAGTCTCACCTCCAGCTAGGCATGTCCCCTCAAAAGAACCTTCAACCTCTTCTAGTGTTCAGGGAGGAAGTACTCCAGGATCAGGAAAACATACTGTTTCCACAATCAAATTAGTTGGATATATCCTTATCGGGGTGGTATCAGCAGTAGTTATTGTGCTAATGGCAATGTACTGTCTATCCAAGTGCAAAGAAAGAAAGTCAAGGGATGACATTTATACCAAAAACAAGATGGGAAGGGTGCCTCAGAAGCTTGGAGAGCCTAAAATCAAGGAAGTGGCAGAAATCAAGGAGCCACCAGTAAAACTCGAGAATAATGTTGGGAAAGGTTCCA CTTCCCATGTTGTTTCTGATGCAAAGGAGGAGCATAAGTTAAAAATGCCAACATCAG CTTCAAATGCGGTTTATGATGCAAGAGATGGGCGGAAATCAGACTCACCGGTAGCAG CTGCTCCTGGGCTGGTTGCAATGAAGCAAAAAGAGCATGTGATTGATATGGAAAAGGCTGATAATTTCGTTGAGGAACAGCTGCATTCTACTCAACCTGTTGCACAACGTTCTGAAAAGGTCATCGTCAATCCCAGTGTTCGTACTCGAAAGGGAAGAGTACCTTCAGTTGGAAAAGTGGACCTGACTACTACTGTCAAGTCCTTTTCCATTGCATCCCTTCAACAATATACCAATAGTTTCAGTGAGGAAAATTTCATAAGGGATAGCAGGTTTGGTAAGATATTTCTGGCAGAGCTTCCTGATGGAGAG TTACTGGAAGTTTTGAAGATAGATGCTTTTAACTCAAAAGTACCAGTGGATGCCTTTCTTGAGCTAGTTGTGAGCATTTCTGAACTGAGGCATCCTAACATACTTGGGCTTGTTGGATACTGTGCGGAGTTTGAGCAGCGACTACTTGTCTATGAGCACTGTAGCAAGATGACTCTACATGATGAACTCCACTATGTAGATGACTCAAGCAAGCCATTATCATGGAATGCTCGCCTCCATGTTGCTGTGGGGGCAGCAAAAGCATTACA aCATCTTCATGATGGTTTCCAGCCACCAATTGTACATCAGAATTTTGAACCATCTGTTGTTCTTCTAAACAGCACCTTAGTTGTGCATATTTCTGAATCTGGCCTTGCATCATTAGCATCAAAATCAGCATCTCAG TTGTCTGGCCGTAGCTTATTCCATTATGAAGCCCCTGAGGTGCATGAATCTGGATCCATAAGTGATCGAAGTGATGTTTACAGCTTCGGTGTTGTTATGTTGGAGCTTCTAACAGGGCGTAAACCTTATGATAG CTCACGTCCACGGGCTGAACAACATCTGGTGCGATGGGCCACTTCTCAGCTCTATGATATTGATGCCATAGCAAAGATGGTAGATCCTTCCATTCAAGGACAATGTTCTGAAAAGGCACTGTCTCGTTTTGCTGACATTATTAGCCGCTGCATTCAG CACGAACCAGAATTTAGGCCACCGATGTCTGAAGTTGTCCAAGACTTAACTCGCATGGCAAGTAATGCATCAAAGGCTTCCATGTAG